AAAATTCCAAAGACATACGGGTCTACGTGACAGTGGAAGCCACTATGGAAACTCAGGCTTTGGATTTGACCTCTACCTATTGTTGTTTTCTATGTAAGCATCTTCAAAACCAGAACTCAAAAAGTTCAATGCAGCCAATACCCTTTTTACCCTTTGCATGAAGCCCCACGACCACTTTCCGTATGGGCTAACAAGGACTTTGATGGTAATGAAATATCGTATAACGTATGGTATTAGAGTGGACCAGCCAAGCAACTTTACTGTATAGAAAGTGATTTCATATGAACTGATCCGTGACGCATTAATTTGATCAAATCTAATTCAACGTCTTAATTAATAAATTCACCGCTCTATTTACAggtgtaaaataaaattaaacttgtTATTTTTACACACTAATAACACTTTTTACTATTAGATGGAGCGCATGATTTATAACTAATAGATCTCAAATCTTATGTAGTACAGAAATAGAGACAAGACAAAAGGAATACTAAGTAAATTTCTAATGAAATAATGTCATATTCAATAGTCAACAACGTAGGATAAAAGTATTGCTTGAAGTTACGGTCGAGGGAAGAAAAGTTTGGGATAATGGAGAGTAATGAAATTCCCCATCCCTGAAGGGACAACTTGCCTGGTTGACAATGAAATTTACAATGATAACTTAGTTAACAGTTTCGATGAAATCAATCAGACAAGGAAAGAAATGACAATATAACATAGTGGCATGaatatgaaagaaagaaaatgaacacACCTTGCGCTGGAGGAGAAACATCAAAGCCTTGCTACAATGGCTGTTTTCGTTCTCCCTTTTTTGTCTCTGACTCTAATAAGTCTCAAAATTCCAGCGTCAGTGTTGTGTTTGGATCAAGCCATGACTTGGAAGAAGCCACGTCTTATACTCTTCATCCATATACACAATTCACAAACCATGAGGCCATCCCTTCTTTGCAAGAATCATATGCTAACTTCACCAAAGCATACCCTCCATTTGGGAACACTTCTGAAGTTGATCGAATTCGTGCCCAAGAATACCCTCACTTGAATCTCTCCAACATTTGCTTTGATTACACCGGACATGGCCTTTTCTCCTATGTTCAGCAGCAGAGGTTCTGTCCCTCAACTTCAGttgcttcttcatcttcttgtcCTCCTCCATCTGCCTTGGAACCACCCTTCTTCGATATCTCCCACAAGCCAGTGAATTTGCATTCTCAGATACTCCATGGTGGACAGGAATCAGAGATTGAATCCAGAATCAGAGAGAGGATCATGGCATTTATGAATATCTCTGAAGCTGATTACACCCTGGTTTTCATTGCCAATGAGGTATCTGCTTTCAAACTTGTGGCTGAATCTTTCCAATTTCAGTCCAATGGAGAGCTCCTCACAGTGTATGATCACAGGAGCGAGGCACTGGATGCGATGATGGAGGCCTGCAAAGCGCAAGGGGCACATATCTTGTCAGCGGAGTTCTGCTGGCCAAGGCTAGGAATAAagtacaagaaattgaagaagatgataaTGAGCAAAAGAGATAAGAGAAAGAGAGGCCTATTTGTTTTTCCACTTCACTCAAGAGTTACCGGAGCACCATATTCATATGTATGGATGTCTTTGGCACAAGAAAATGGATGGCATGTCTTGGTTGATGCATGTGCATTTGCACCTAAGGAGATGGACACCTTGGGTCTAACCATGTTCAAACCTGATTTTCTGATCTGTTCATTTCACAAAGTTTATGGTGAAAATCCATCAGGTTTTGGGTGCTTATTTGTCAAGAAATCCAGTGTTTCTGCTATAAAAGATTCAGCCAACAATCCTACAAGCCTAGGAATTATAAGCCTCCTTCCGGCATTTCGACAAACACAAGATCTACAAGAAGAGTTGCAAAGTGAAACTTCTCCACCACATGAGATTGAAGTAGTTTCAGTGTCAGAAATTGTGGAGTTACAAACATCCCTAGAGTCAACTCCATCTAGAAGAGGATTAAGTTCAGTGAATGAGATAGAATGCAAAGGATTGGAACATGCAGATTCAGTGGGGCTAATCCAAATTAGTTGCAGGGCTAAGTATCTCATCAATTGGCTTGTTAATGCAATGATGAGTCTCCAACATCCACATCATCCTCAAACTGGGATTTCCCTAATTAGAATCTATGGACCAAATATAAATGCACATCGTGGACCAGCAGTGGCATTCAACGTGTTTGATTGGAAAGGAGAAAAGGTTGATCCTTTAATTGTGCAGAAGCTAGCAGACAGGAACAACATCTCTCTGAGCAGTGCAGTTTTGCAGAAAATAAGGTTCTTTGACAAGaatgaggaagagagagagatggGTATAGAGAGCAGAGTGTGTGAGGTGAAAGGGTTGGGGGGGCAATGTGGTAATTATATCAAgacagagagagaaagaaatgaGTGTGGGATAAGTGTGGTGACGGCTGCACTTGGTTTCTTAACGAACTTTGAGGATGTATATAGGCTTTGGGCATTTCTTTCAAGATTCTTGGATGCAGATTTTGTGGAGAAAGAAAGATGGAGATACATGGCTCTTAATCAGACTACTATTGATATATGAATTCGTTTGTTGCCTAAATTACCCTTTGTCAGCATTTTTTCATTGCCTCATACTGCTAATAATAATAGTTCCAATCTTCAATTGCATTTGATATTTGTATCATCAATTATCTACTCTTTTGGCAATGTCTTTCGGTCTTTGTAATCATCGCAGGTACTGCTAAAAAAacagattattttttatttaaattaaatatagtatttatgaaaataaataaatagtgaggtaattacaaaaatacattcTGTGACACATTTTGAATGTTGAACATGTTATTATAAAATGGACATATCTCGAATGATGTAATTCTGTACTGTGATAGGATCACGACAAGTCACGTTCTAAATGCATCCATGTATATGGGTTGATCGGATGCTGAGCATTTAACAATTGTTCTTATCTTAGATGCTGAGACCCTTATCAAAAAATGCGCATCTCTCGAATGTTCAGTATCTAATATCAGTTTATACATATTGCGGTGCACTCATGATGTGACTCACGGTGATCTTATTATAACATGGGGTCACGGCATTTGAGATATAttcattttataattatttcttTAGTATTCGTGATGTGTCTCAAGATGCAATTTTGTAATTAActcactatttatttatttttataaatattatatttatNNNNNNNNNNNNNNNNNNNNNNNNNNNNNNNNNNNNNNNNNNNNNNNNNNNNNNNNNNNNNNNNNNNNNNNNNNNNNNNNNNNNNNNNNNNNNNNNNNNNNNNNNNNNNNNNNNNNNaaaatagtttataaataagttattttatatttgatttttaattttaaaagtatttattttaaaagaaatgtgataaaaatctttttattatgagataagttattttttttaacttctctataagtATTTAAATAGTTTTTCAGAAAgctacaatttaattttaaaaattatactagATATTAATACTACTTTATTTCATaagtcaaaactcaaaaattttaaaatttttcaaacataccctaaatataagtataatctatttttaaaaaattaataaaaataaaattgtacattttttttaaattatatctaattatttataaaggTAAATTTTTATCCGTTATCATTTTTTCTCTTCATCATACTAATGAATCAAggaataaaaattcaaaaattaaattaaaacaattgaaaattaaaaaactatttaaaattttaatgaaaattcaAGAACCACTTCAACATTTAACTCATTTTCGGGACTTTCAAATTCGAAAAGTTTAGGCCGCATGGTCTGaactttttactttttgttcAATAATACCGTGGCAATGGAAttggtattaaaattaaaataggtttaaataagtatttcacccttataaaatatttgttttctcGTTTTATTTGCATaacatgtttttttattatttaatctattatatttataaggACAGATTCAAAAATTTAGTAGAAAAGTAGtaaacaattaaaatattatataatcaaatatatatataatattatatatttagtaatatatataattatgattaatattttttaattaaaagatacTAATAAGTGtttgttatataaaaaaattatcttgaTTCTTATAATATATAAAGCTTTTTAACATCTAATTAGATGTTGAtgcttttataaatattaaagcaTTTTTGTGATAAATTTGGCATGTCACACATACTTTAATAAAATAGTGTTatagaaagaagaaataaaagtttTTAATAAATGACTCGAGCCATGCTTTGAGAACCCAAATTTCTTTGAGCTGAAGTTGTGAATATGTcgttatattttgaattgaatCATAATTcgaaagtttttaaaaaaaatctcctATGAGCTATGAAAATGAACTCCTTCTAATCTTAAGTACTTTTATGTTTTTGGATGTAAATGTTTTGtgttaaatataaaagataatcttagaaaatttgatccaaagccATATGAATGTACTTTTATGGGATACATcctgaaaattttattttttttttaaatattttacatttgatttcttttattactaCCCAACCatccaattttattaaaattttcacatTACCCTTATTCTCTCTTCCCAACtctaaccctaattttatcCATACTCATTCTCTTTTagctaacacacacacacacacttgagagagagagagaggaggcgCCGTCCTGCGCTGCTGTGCCTTGTCGTCGTCACCGAAGCATCCATCGTCGCTGTGGTTGCTCGAGTCTTCATCGAAGGGAGCCGTTGCTAACCCTGAGAGAGCGAATGAGGGAGCTTCTTAGAGAGAGAAGGGGGTTCACGGAGGATGAAGAACCGCGACGAAGGAAGAAGGGGGTCGCCTCCGTCGCGGAC
The Arachis duranensis cultivar V14167 chromosome 5, aradu.V14167.gnm2.J7QH, whole genome shotgun sequence genome window above contains:
- the LOC107488165 gene encoding uncharacterized protein LOC107488165, yielding MNTPCAGGETSKPCYNGCFRSPFFVSDSNKSQNSSVSVVFGSSHDLEEATSYTLHPYTQFTNHEAIPSLQESYANFTKAYPPFGNTSEVDRIRAQEYPHLNLSNICFDYTGHGLFSYVQQQRFCPSTSVASSSSCPPPSALEPPFFDISHKPVNLHSQILHGGQESEIESRIRERIMAFMNISEADYTLVFIANEVSAFKLVAESFQFQSNGELLTVYDHRSEALDAMMEACKAQGAHILSAEFCWPRLGIKYKKLKKMIMSKRDKRKRGLFVFPLHSRVTGAPYSYVWMSLAQENGWHVLVDACAFAPKEMDTLGLTMFKPDFLICSFHKVYGENPSGFGCLFVKKSSVSAIKDSANNPTSLGIISLLPAFRQTQDLQEELQSETSPPHEIEVVSVSEIVELQTSLESTPSRRGLSSVNEIECKGLEHADSVGLIQISCRAKYLINWLVNAMMSLQHPHHPQTGISLIRIYGPNINAHRGPAVAFNVFDWKGEKVDPLIVQKLADRNNISLSSAVLQKIRFFDKNEEEREMGIESRVCEVKGLGGQCGNYIKTERERNECGISVVTAALGFLTNFEDVYRLWAFLSRFLDADFVEKERWRYMALNQTTIDI